From the Candidatus Hinthialibacter antarcticus genome, the window CGCAATTTGAATTTGCTGAACAGGTTTATCGACCACAACGCCCTGCTCGACCCCCGGGCCAATCAGCAGGGCGAAAATTTTGCGCGCAGATTGGGTATTAAAGTGATGTTGATAGGGCACCGCCATCATGCGGTTGCTATCGCGTCCGCAATCGGGGACAATCACAAACACGGTGTTGTCGCGGTATTCTTCATCCGCCTCAATCACTTCAACCAGGCGTTGAATGCCCCGGTCAATCACGCTCACTCCCAGCGTATAATGGGTCGGGTTGCCCCAATGGACATAGTCAGGATCGTTATAATTAATCATTATCAACTTGGGGCGTAGTTGTTTGATCGCCCGCGTCGCCAACGCGGTCAACAATCGGTCGCCGCGCGGGTTCACAAATCCCGACTCGCCGTAATAATGCCGCCAGTTTTCCCAGAATTGGGCGATCTCAGGAATCGGCTCATTACGTAAATCTGCGCGGTAATCAACCGCTTCCAGTTTTTCGAGCTCTTTTCGTTTGGCTTCGATCTCTACATCAGGCACACCGCCCGATTCTAACTGACGGCGCAGCAGAAACGTTTTGTAGCGATACAAACTCAAAACCGTCGAGCGATATTGAACGCCAAACAGGTGGTGATTGCTGAAACTATAAAATTCTTCATCCGTACGGTCTTCGCCATTGATAATCAGCGTCTGGTGTTCAGGAACCTGATAGGCCTTGCGAAGATACTCAAACATGGTCGGAACCTTCGGCTCAAAGCGCGCCCCCAAAAATTTGGCGCCGATGTCTTTATAACGCTCATAGGTTCCAGTCAGAATATATAGCGTCCCCTGTCCGTGGCTGGTTTCAATTTCCTGCTTTTCGCCGCTGTCGTCGTCTTCAGTAAACTGTTCGATTTCCATCTGATTGAACAGCGTGCCGCGCTTGCACAGTTCATGAAGAAAGTAGGGGCTATAGGTATGTTGCGGGTCAATCGTCTCGCGGCGCCTCACCCCACCGCCGAAGCGAATCACGACAATGTTCGGGCCGTCATACGGCGGCAATTCAGTGGAATAGGCCTCCGCGTCTTGCGCATGTACGCGAGGGCCATGCATCGCCCCGGCGCCAAGCAGCGCCGCGCTCGATTTGAGAAACGATCTTCGGTCTGGGTAATATGCGCTCATTCGACATCCCCTTTTGCATTCAACTATACATAAGAATACGTCTGAGTTTGAGCAAAAATTCAAGATCATTCTATATTTTTTATAAAAAAATGATTACTGATTCAGTTTATTTTAAAAAGCAAAACACTGATCTTTTACAAATAAGGTCAAAAAAAATGAACCATGCTTTTTCAATCAATAAATATAACGCCAATAGATACCTCTGGCTAAAACCGTGGTGTTCTGTCTTCGACCGCATAAACATACAAAAAGGCGGGAACGATGCATGATCATTCCCGCCTTCATTATTTCAAAGAACAATTACAATCTTTAGAACAGTGACCACTCGTTGACAGCGGTTTCGCCAATGTCGCCAAAGGTGTAACGGCCATAACCGAACACGCCGCCTGACCACAGAATCTCAAAGGCGTTCTCTTCAGCAGTTGCTGGTTGGTTGACTTCGATTGCTTGTCCGAATCCACCATACGAACTTGGAACCACGTCGGATGGGGTTCGTAACTCATCTGTCGTAAACGCTTGAATGGCGCGATGCGCGATCAGAGCGCCGTCTTGCTCCGCCTCAAAGGCAGCGTCATGAACGGCGATGAAGCATGGGCGTATTTCGCCGTTGTCATCCCCATGAGTATTGTCAATTTGCCATGTCGAAGAACTGCAGGAGACAACATAAATTAAGCCGTCCAAACCTTTAATCGAGTTAACATAATTGGGTTTGTAGGTTTGAATGGTAGGCGTTTCGGTCACTTCGCCTTGAACGCTCCACAGTTCATCATTTCCCCACGGAGCATCTTCAGACCCGACATCTTTGTATGCGCGATAGAAGGTGGAATCCCATCCGTTGCTTGCGCCAGGATAACCGGAGTTATAGACGTAATTGGTAAATTCATCAGGGCTCAGGATAATATTGCTGGAGGCTCCATTGAAACCAGGCCAAGCGGAACGCCCGGTGGTTTCACGGACGCTAAACGTATTACCATCTTGCGTGGTAATAACGAAATAGACACCGTCGTTTCCGCCTGTGATAATCGTGTCGGCGCCGCTGCCGGATACAGACAAGTTGCCCGGGCGGAAATCGTATCCCAAATAGTCGCCTTCAAACGAAAAAGCCAACTCGGGCCCGGTAAATCCATCCGCTCCATCAGAAGTGTAGCGAACGATATGCTGTCCTTGGTTGATATAAATATTCCTATCATCATCCAATTCGAATGACATGTAGAAAGGCGGAGCATCCGATGCGCTGCCCCACCACGCTTCATTCCATTCCGCAGACGATTGAGGTTCAGGAACCACGCCCAATTCCAAAGCGATGCCCATTGGGTTTCCATTGAAGGAATCGATCCAGATGATAGAGTTGTCTGGATATTGCGCGGCTAAATCTAAGTTGGCGTCAGGATCAGACTCATTAATCCCGTTTTGACGGATTCCGAGAAGCAAGCGAGTTTCATCAAAACGCTTCAATCCGAAATATGTATCTGATGTACGCTCTCCTGCCTGCCAACTGCCTACTTCTGCGCCTTCAGAATCAACCGTCCGGCCTTGAGCCGTCAAAATCGGTAGTGGAGGGTTGGCATCTGTTAGCAGATGCTCAAACACGACCCCGATTTCTTGCGCCGATACACTAAACGCAAACAATCCTACACATAGAGATACAAATAATTTCTTCATAGAGATTTATTCCTTCCTGGATTTGTAGTGGTTTTTTGTAATGCCAAGTTGGCTTTCATCTTTAAATTTAGATTCATATTAAAGATTTGTCCAGTAAATTTTCACAAATAGTTTCGAGCCATTAATTTCTGCAAGCCGACATGAAAATTCGTCTCAAAAAAACAACCGACGTTTTGGGCGCAGCGCGCTGCGCCCCTAGCACTAAACTTGGGGAGGGCGAGGCTCCCGCCGAGCCTCAAAGTTTCACAACGTATTCTACACCGCAGTTCACCAGGAGCCTGCCTGCCGCAGGCAGGGTTCGCCCTCCCATAATGAATTTCAATAGGCGCCTTTGACGCGCATTTTGATTGAATACAACCCTTTGACTGCTGTAATAAACAATACGTCGCGGTCTTTGCCGCCAAAACACGCATTCGCCGTCCAACCTTGCGGCACTTCAATCTGTTGTAATTTCTTTCCCGTCTTGTCATAGACCACCACGCCGTCTCCGCTGGTGGTATAGATGTTGCCTTCCACGTCCAGGGTCAGGCCGTCCGACTGCTGGTTGCAAATCAAGGTTTGATTGCGGAGCGAGCCGTCTGCGGCGATGTCATAGCGATAGATCTTTTTGTCGCCGATGTCAGCGACATACAAATACTTACCGTCTGGCGTCCCAATGATTCCGTTGGGTTTGACGATGTCGGTTTCCATGCGTTCCAACGTCTTGCCGTCGGGCGAGAGGCGGTAGACGAATTCCCCGCCCTGCAAAATATCCGATGGGCGGTCCGTCCACCATGGCCGTTTGTACATCGGGTCGGTCATATACATCGCGCCGCCGGGGTGAACATACACATCATTGGGCGCATTGAGCAACTTGCCGTCATACGCTTTGACCAACACGGTCACGTCGCCGTTGGGCGCAATCGACCACAATTCATTCTTCTCATCAGCGCAGGCGATGAGGTTGCCTTTTGCGTCGAAGAACATACCGTTGCTGCGATTGCTCGGTTTCATGTAAACCGACAGCACGTTGTTCGTGCTCCATTTTAAGATGCGGTCATTCGGCTGGTCGGTAAAATAGACATTGCCTTCCGCATCGGCGGCGGGGCCTTCGGTAAACGAAAATCCGCTGGAAAGCAGTTCCAGTTCAGCGCCGGGAGCGGTGACCTCTTGGGCGGCAGCGGTAAGAATGAAGAATCCTGAGAATAAAAACACGCAACTCGACAAAACAATTCGCTTCATGGCGATTGCTCCTTTCAGATCAAAGCACTCGCCTGATTGTAAACGATACCAGGTGGGGTGCGTCTAGGCGAACAGATCGGCGGGGTGGCGAGCCAAAGCCGTGAAGCGGACAGTCTGGAGCAGGATATGATTTCAGCGGTTCATCTTTGCTTTTTGGGATCCCCCCGGCGCTTTCAGCGCTCCCCCCTTAAAAAAGGGGGGCATAATGCGTCTAGGCGAACAGTTCAAGCACGGGCTTGCCGACGCCGTCGCGGGTCACATAAAAGGGCCGCTTTTCGATTTCGTAATTCAGTTCGGGCGGGATGCCCATTGCGTGGTATATGGTGGCGTGCAGGTCTTCCATCACCACCGGGTTCTCAATGATCTTACAGGGGCG encodes:
- a CDS encoding SMP-30/gluconolactonase/LRE family protein, which codes for MKRIVLSSCVFLFSGFFILTAAAQEVTAPGAELELLSSGFSFTEGPAADAEGNVYFTDQPNDRILKWSTNNVLSVYMKPSNRSNGMFFDAKGNLIACADEKNELWSIAPNGDVTVLVKAYDGKLLNAPNDVYVHPGGAMYMTDPMYKRPWWTDRPSDILQGGEFVYRLSPDGKTLERMETDIVKPNGIIGTPDGKYLYVADIGDKKIYRYDIAADGSLRNQTLICNQQSDGLTLDVEGNIYTTSGDGVVVYDKTGKKLQQIEVPQGWTANACFGGKDRDVLFITAVKGLYSIKMRVKGAY